The Azospirillum sp. TSH100 region CTGGAAGGGGGCCACTGAGATGGAAACGATCCTTGGCTCTTCGCTTCCGGTGTTCGTGTTCCTGACGGTTCTGGTGTTCGGCGGCTGCGGGGTGCTGACCGGACAGACGCTGGCCGAGGGGTGGAAGCCGGTCTCCAGCGTGCTGGCCTACTCGCTGCTGCTGGGGGTTGGCGACCGCTTCCTGGCCTGGGGCCTGTTCGGTGAACAGCTGCTGTCCGTGTGGGGCTTCATCGTCCACACGGTGGTGATCGGCCTCATCACGCTGACCGCACACCGCATCGCCATCGCGCGCCGCATGGTCAACCAGTATCCCTGGCTCTACGAGCGCGCTGGGCCGTTCGCCTGGCGGGAGCGCACCGGGACTACCGACCAGGCTTAAGGAATTAGACCGTACGGCTGATTGGTGCCCGCGAAACTGTCGCACTGTGCGCCACTTGGGGTATGGTATTCTGAGACCCGCCGGAGGGGACCCGGCGGCAAGGCCCGAAAGGGCCGGGGGTATGTTGCAACAGGGACCACTCACAGAACAGGGAGCAAGCACACCCATGAAATTCAAGCTGTCCCTTCTCGCCGCGATCGCGGCGACCGCGCTCTCCGCAACGGCCGCCAAGGCCGACATCGCGGTGGCCACCGCCGGCCCGATCACCGGCCAGTACGCCACCTTCGGCGAGCAGATGAAGAAGGGCATGGAGCAGGCTGTTGCGGACATCAATGCCGCCGGTGGTGTTCTGGGCCAGAAGCTGAAGCTGGAAGTCGGTGACGACGCCTGCGATCCCAAGCAGGCCGTGGCCGTCGCCAACCAGCTGGCCAAGGCCGGTGTGAAGTTCGTGGCCGGTCACTTCTGCTCGGGTTCGTCGATCCCGGCCAGCCAGGTCTATGCCGAGGAAGGGATGATGCAGATCTCCCCGGCTTCGACCAACCCGAAGCTGACCGAGCAGGGCCTGAAGAACGTCTTCCGCGTTTGCGGCCGCGACGACCAGCAGGGCCTGATCGCCGGCAAGTATCTGCTGGACAAGTTCAAGGGCAAGAACATCGCCATCCTGCACGACAAGTCGGCCTACGGTAAGGGTCTGGCCGACGAGACGCAGAAGGCTTTGAACGCCGGCGGCCAGAAGGAAGCCATCTACGAAGCCTATACGGCCGGTGAGAAGGACTATTCCGCTCTGGTCTCCAAGCTGAAGCAGGCGAACGTCGACGCGGTCTACATCGGTGGCTACCACACCGAGGCCGGCCTGATCGCCCGCCAGATGAAGGACCAGGGCCTTAAGGCCATCATCGTGTCGGGCGACGCGCTGGTGACCAACGAGTACTGGGCCATCACCGGCGATGCCGGCGAGGACACCATGATGACCTTCGGTCCGGATCCGCGCGAGAAGCCGGACGCCAAGGCCGTCGTGGAGAAGTTCCGCAAGGCCGGTTACGAGCCGGAAGGCTACACCCTGTACACCTACGCGGCGCTCCAGATCTGGGCGAACGCGGTGAACCAGGCCAAGTCGACCGACGTTGCCAAGGTTGCCGACGTCCTGCGCAAGGGCAGCTACGACACCGTCATCGGCAAGATCGGGTTCGACGCCAAGGGCGACGTCACCAGCCCGGCCTATGTCTGGTACAAGTGGCACAACGGCCAGTACGCCGAAGTGAAGTAAGCGAAACGCACCCGCGTTCCGTAAAAAAGGGGTCGGCACGTCAGTGCCGGCCCTTTTTCCTTTTCATGAAGGTCGGGTGCAGACCCGGAGGCGCCGGTCAGGGAATAGGTCGGGGAACATGGGCGACGCGATGCTGGACCACGGCCGGCTGTGCCGCGGCAAAGCTTGGGGAAGAGAGCCCAGTCGCCAGACGCCGGCCCGACCGCTCCGTCAGCAGTCGTTCGCAGGTACGCATCACATCCCGCCAGAAGGCGGCGGCGCGGGTGTGATTGGCGGCCGTGAGTTCGACAAGACGAACGCGGCTCATGCGAATCGCGGTTTCGCCCAGTTCATCAACCAGGCGGGTCGCGAAGACAAGCACGTCGAGATCGGTATTCATGACCGCTATGAACCCACAGCCGCGACTTTTGTTCCACTCTGAATGCGCCCTGCGGCAAAGGGTCATCGGGGGTGCCCCGGACGTGCTGCAACGCGGCAAAGCAAATGCGGCATCGGTAAAGGGTCACCGAACGGACACTCGCCACGGCAGGGGGGTTTTGTGCTTCAATGGCGCCCTTCGCGGCGGCCGTGACGGTCGCCGGTTCGGGACGGGTTTTGGAGAACGGGAATGCGCAGAAAGCGCGAGGTGGTCGAAGGACAGATTTATCGCAAGCTGTCCCCCAGCGGCGGCTATTGGGAGGTGATTGCCATCCGCAAGGACGGTATGGGCACCCAGCATGCCCAGATGAAACGCACCGACGATCCGAAGACGCTGAAGACCCTGTCGGTGGCGACCCTGCTCGATCCCCATGAGTTCGAGATCGTCACCGAGTGATCGCCGTCAGGCGGTAGAGGTCGGCCGACGGTACCGAAGCCGACCCGCAGGCCGGCCCGGCGATACGTTCCAGCCGCCCCTTGCGGATCAGGTGGTTGAGGTGCGCCACCGCCTCGCCCACGGCAAAGAGCATCTGTTGCGGGTCGAGCGGGCGCGGAAACAGCGCCCGCGTCACCGCCGCGGCGGTCCGGGGTTCCGCACACAGGGCCTCGATCTCCGTCAGCCGTTCCACATGGTGTAACGCCAGTTCCTCCGCGCGCCGATGCAGGCCGCGGAAGGGTTGACCATGGGAAGGCAGGACCAGCGTGTCGGCCGGCAGGGCGTTCCACCCCTGAAGGCTGGCAAGGTAGTCGGCCAGCGGATCGGCATCGGGTTCCGACGGCCACACACTGATGTTCGGGCTGATCCGCGGCAGGATCTGGTCGCCGGAGATCAGCAGGCCCGGGCCGTCGCCGTCCGCCGGGCGGTACAGGCTGACCGGTTCCGCCGTGTGGCCGCTGCCGCCGATCACCGTCCATTGGCGGTCGCCCACCGGCAACCGGTCGCCGGCCCGCAACCGGGTCAGCGTCGCCGGTACCGTGGGGACGCCACGGCTGTAGGCGCCCTTGCGGGCGAGCAGCGATTGCAGCGCGTCCTCGTCCAACCCGCAGCGACGGTAGAATTCCTCGACGACGGCTTCGGTGGCCTCGTCGCCGCCGGCCGACAGGGTGCGGGCAAACAGCCATTCGGTCAGCGAGGTGGCGAAGCCGGCGCCGGTCCGCTCCACCAGCCAGCCTGCGGCGCCGATATGGTCGGGGTGGAAATGGGTGACCACCACCCGCTCCACCGGCCGCCCGCCCAGCGCATCGCGCAGCAGCACCTCCCACACCGCGCGGCTGCGCGGATCGCCCAGCCCGCAATCGACAAGTGTCCAGCCCGCAGCACCACCGTCCAGGGCCCAGACATTGATGTGGTCGAGCTGGAAGGGAAGTGACAGCCGGATCCACAGCACACCTGGCGTCACCTCCTGCCAACCGCCGGGCTCCGGGGTGGTGCAGAGGGGGTAGTCGACCGAACCGTCCGGGGTAGAAGGCATCGCGCTGTCTGTCCAAGCTATTGTTATCGCGGAAGGAAACGCCCCTAAGCCGGCTGAGGCAAATCTGCAACAGGGGAAATGGGCCTGCGGCAGCAGGATTGGAAGCCGCGAATCCGTATCCATTGTCGGGGCCGGAGCCCGTTCTGTCACGCATTTCGCCGCAGGCCGGGATGTCCCGATCGACCAACGCCGTCAACGATGGGAACAACAACATGACGATGCGTGGGATTTTGCTGGGCACGGCACTGACCGCCGCCCTTCCTTCGCTGGCCATCCCGACCGCTGCCTTTGCCGGTACGGAAGGCTTCTATGTCGGCGCGGGGGCCGGCGTGAACTGGACCGAGGATGCCGATCTCGGCAGCTATCCGGCTCCGGGCCTGGGCCTGAAGGAGGAATTCAAGATCGGCGGCATCGGCGACCTGTCGGTCGGCTACGCCACCGCGATGGGCCTGCGCGCCGAGCTGGAGGCCGCCTGG contains the following coding sequences:
- a CDS encoding DUF6867 family protein — encoded protein: METILGSSLPVFVFLTVLVFGGCGVLTGQTLAEGWKPVSSVLAYSLLLGVGDRFLAWGLFGEQLLSVWGFIVHTVVIGLITLTAHRIAIARRMVNQYPWLYERAGPFAWRERTGTTDQA
- a CDS encoding branched-chain amino acid ABC transporter substrate-binding protein; the protein is MKFKLSLLAAIAATALSATAAKADIAVATAGPITGQYATFGEQMKKGMEQAVADINAAGGVLGQKLKLEVGDDACDPKQAVAVANQLAKAGVKFVAGHFCSGSSIPASQVYAEEGMMQISPASTNPKLTEQGLKNVFRVCGRDDQQGLIAGKYLLDKFKGKNIAILHDKSAYGKGLADETQKALNAGGQKEAIYEAYTAGEKDYSALVSKLKQANVDAVYIGGYHTEAGLIARQMKDQGLKAIIVSGDALVTNEYWAITGDAGEDTMMTFGPDPREKPDAKAVVEKFRKAGYEPEGYTLYTYAALQIWANAVNQAKSTDVAKVADVLRKGSYDTVIGKIGFDAKGDVTSPAYVWYKWHNGQYAEVK
- a CDS encoding MBL fold metallo-hydrolase → MPSTPDGSVDYPLCTTPEPGGWQEVTPGVLWIRLSLPFQLDHINVWALDGGAAGWTLVDCGLGDPRSRAVWEVLLRDALGGRPVERVVVTHFHPDHIGAAGWLVERTGAGFATSLTEWLFARTLSAGGDEATEAVVEEFYRRCGLDEDALQSLLARKGAYSRGVPTVPATLTRLRAGDRLPVGDRQWTVIGGSGHTAEPVSLYRPADGDGPGLLISGDQILPRISPNISVWPSEPDADPLADYLASLQGWNALPADTLVLPSHGQPFRGLHRRAEELALHHVERLTEIEALCAEPRTAAAVTRALFPRPLDPQQMLFAVGEAVAHLNHLIRKGRLERIAGPACGSASVPSADLYRLTAITR